Genomic DNA from Hordeum vulgare subsp. vulgare chromosome 2H, MorexV3_pseudomolecules_assembly, whole genome shotgun sequence:
CAACTCCTTGCGCCTCTCGGCCCGCGCCGACACCTCCTTCCTCGCCGATCGGTGCCGAGCCCTCACGTCCAgcagcttctcctcctcctcctccgtcatcAGCACCTTGGCGTATCTCCTCTTCCCTGCACCAGAACCGACCGTCGTAGCAGAGATCGACAGACGCGCGCGCATTCGAGTTCGAGGCACCGAAAGTGAGGGTTTGGGTTGGGGGTCGGAGGTTGGACCTGGACCTGGCTTGGCGACGGGCGCAAGGGAGGCCGgcggcttctccttctcctctggcTCCACGTCCGGCGCCGGCGGCCACGGGCCCGTCTCCGTCCCTGTGAGAAGCCGTACACGGAAATTAGAGAGATTGGGGGCAAACGCAAACCCTAGCTTTTGGGGATCGGATGGGGTGGAGCAGCAGGGGAGAATCGCCAGGAACCTGGGCCAGTGACCATCGCCGAGGCCGAGGGCGAGGGTGGCGCCAGCTGTGCTTGGGTGCAGGTGGCCATGGATGGTCGGAgggggtgacggcgaggaggagccgaggGGCGGCTGTGGGGCGAATGGCCAGAGCGAGGAGATCATGCACTGCGACTGCGATATGCGTGCGCTGGACTGGATGGACGGCCCAGTTGGGCTGCATTTTCTAATGGGCCTTCTGGATAGGCACTCACATGTATACAGGCCGTGATCCACAGAACACCGCCAAGGCCCCAACCCCACATCCCCCACTCTCCCCACTCCACCTTGCGATGGCGGCGAAGGGATCGGAAGGCGTGGCCGCCGGCACGGCGCCCTCCTCGTCGCTCCCGGCGGCGCAGGAGGCGAAGTACAGCGAGGTGAGCATCATCGGTGGAGGCACGggtgcggaggaggaggaggagatcccagACTTTGTGGCGCGGTTCGCGTCGCTGCAGGACCGGGAGGAGCGCCTCACCCTGATCGCCGACGAGCTGCGGCGGATGGAGGAGAAGCGCGGCTCCGCTGCCCCCACCTACGTCGAGCTGGCCGCCTTCGTCCTCCTGCGCGACAGCGCTACCGCCGCCCTCAATGGCCTCCCCACCTGCCTCGCCCCGATCTTTGATGATAATTAAGTGATTATTACTACCAAATTATTGTTGTTATGATGCAAATTGCTGGCAGTATTATTACCTGGTCTAATGCCTGTTCTTGGCCCAACTTACTGGGTCGACACCATAACTGTGGCATGTATTTAGTTGGCACCATAGTATGATATTGCAGTCACAGCAAGTCCCATCATGGTTTCAGTTATCTGTCTGGTATGATGTTTGACCTGATTGCACCTCTGTTGGAGCTTGACGGACTCCCATGTTTCTCTTGTGTTGGATGTTGCTGTGGTGTCAGTGTAGATAGTGGTACTACCATAATTCCAGACTGAAATAAACCTCATGCTTGTACATCGACAGCTTATTTCCTGGTATTAATGGTAGCAAGCAATTCTGTGTCTGTTGATTACCAACAACATCAATGTAGACTATCAATAATATAATTTGATCAAAAAGCTGTTTAGAACCTCTTTGCACGACACCATGGCCGCCCTCGAAGGCCTCCCCTCATAAAGTGGTCATAATGCAAAATGCTACTCCCAATTGTATTTTCTAATGTGATGCCATCGATTGAACTTAATTAGTGTGTGATACCATAGTATGTTATGTAGTATTTCTGTTGCATTAATACCAGCGTGGTTGCAATTATTTGTCTCGTTTGATGCTTCGCCTAATTGTGCCTCTGTTGGGGCTCTGATGTTTCTTTCGTGTTGCTTTTGTTTTTAGTGTAGAAGGGGTGTTGGTTACTGCCCCAATTCCTGGTCCTGAAATAAACTTCATAGTTGCACATCGTCACTTATTTCCTCATATTATAATGGAGCCGGTCTTGTGTTCCTTGCTTGTGAAAGACAAATGACTATACATCCTCTATTTTGAAATTCAGAAAGAGGCACTAACATCTACCCCTCTCTGCAAACATATTTTGTGTTGTATAGGTTGCAGGCCCCCCTTTAAATTCTGAGCCTCACTTTGACTATGAATTGACATAAAAAATATCAATTATGTGACACAAAAGTTATGCCATTTGAAACCTCTTTTGAATACGGATCCAGTGTATACTTTTTTCTGGCATATGAATCATGTTTGGCTAGTCAGATTTTGGGTCAAAGTTAAGACTCGTAATGCAAGTACAAGTTTGAACAAACATAAGATAGTTTGACTTGGGACCAAACTAGAAATCAACTTATTTTGGGACACAGGTACAGGTAGTACTTTCGATTATCAACAGTCTTGAGGTCTGTGCATGTTATCCCAACCTAATTTTGTTGCTGTGTTTGCTCGCAAGTCTCAGGGCTGTATTCACGGTGGTTTGACTGATGGAGGTAGTTTACAAAATCTATTGTATAGTTTGTTGATTAGAAGGAAAAAGTTGGTTGATCTGCTTCAATGTGAACTTATGCTTTATTCGAAAGTGATCTTCTGAGCGCGAGCACAGGTGGTCTCAATATCCCACCCGCCCGCAATCATCGTGATCCAAAATCCCATGCGTATAGGCCCAGTTATTATTCCCGTATATGATGCAATGAACAGTTATGCGGGCCCACGGGCCACGGCTCGGCCGCTCTGCCGTCGCGAGTATATCATATTTCCTTTTCACGTAATTAAAAAACGCTCGACTATCTCGCTCGGTAAAGTAATGTAACAGCCCCAATATAATTCATTTCCCCTCTTGTAATATATTTCCTTGTATGACAACATTTTTATGTTGGCATGTTGGATTGGAATAAAGAGTATAAGTTTGTGTCTTTATTTtatgttgcatcatggcatcatgcatatcaTCACTTCTCTTATTCTTgtcttttgttgtttgtgttaCACCTTGCTATGAAGTGTGTGTGCAAtgtgattgggtgcaacaagagtCCCTTCAaaaaccccttgttgcaccatacCTTTTAATCCCTCCTCTCCGATGATAATTGTGGCAGatttaaaagtttctgttttgggtCAAATAAAATGTTCCTTCACTCCTAAAAAAATCTTCTTACTATTTGTGATGTGCACCCCCCTctgtttttttttacttttgcgtTTATTTAAAAACAGCCCCATGTTAAATAAAAGGaatctatttttttttaaatgccccacttatttttataaatagtggCAACATTTTAGAAGACCAAAGatatttttatttgttaaaacCCCTTTTTCTTTTAGCCTATGTAATTGATTCAAAATCCATGTTTTGTTTTTATTTGGAAACCTCTTTTAACGCAGATAAAACGAGCACCAGGCCCAGTCCTTGTTGTTTTCGGCCCATGGCCTGCTTGGcgacaccttcttcctcctcgttgtcgtcattgtgtaCGACCCTAGCTCCACCGTCGATATCACCTCCTCCTTCATCAGACGGCCACCATAGCCCCCCCCCTCCGGCCTATTTAGCCATGCCTgcgccctagggttcctcctcgatccattttcctcctcctcccctcgcgtCGTCAGGGCAGCCCCGagcaccaccaccatcgccatgACCGGTGCCtgctcgagctcgtcgccggcgtaggACGCCGTCTCCTTCCTCCCTGACCCTGCCACGAGCACGTGGAGGTCACGAGAGTTCCATTCCCGTCGAGATCCGACGCCAAGGTCGACGCCACGATGCCTCGACGACGAGCCTCTTCTTCCTCAACTTAGGCAAGCTTCTTCGACTACAACACCATGACATCGACGCAGTCGATCCTCTCCTCTGCATGTGACCTTCTCATTCGCCTTGGGCGAGCGCAACACCTCCTCTGCTTAGCGCGCCGGTGTGTTGGACCGAGCGATGTCCACCACTGTTCGCTGCCCCAGCTGTGAGACTATGTTGCATGCATGCGCGCGTGCAGCCGGATACCCCGCTTCAGCCTACGTTGCATGCGTGCACACACGCGAACGAGCACGCGCCGCAGACCCATACCCGCGTGACCTGACCGACTGCACAGAGTGCAGCACTGAAACGTCGTATTATAGCTATTGATCCACACTGCGGTTTCCCACGCGTGTACACTCCCTTTGTCGCGGTGGGTGGGAAAACTTGATCACATTTGACcccactagcaaaagggcccgtgcgttgcaacgagagagaaaataccacacgcttttaatctttttataatcattttgatttattaaaataataagctaactaactaatgtagtcagtcctatcctattttgt
This window encodes:
- the LOC123430771 gene encoding ensconsin-like isoform X1; protein product: MATCTQAQLAPPSPSASAMVTGPGTETGPWPPAPDVEPEEKEKPPASLAPVAKPGPGPTSDPQPKPSLSVPRTRMRARLSISATTVGSGAGKRRYAKVLMTEEEEEKLLDVRARHRSARKEVSARAERRKELLKRRDEILFRRRCLAARLTNGIVVLRADADHVRHQRLAGWRFGKPMPEEIVGARNRITGALVLFADTCKALDAGLDAFMMDFQRRKRDCPDQDWQQQHKGPRPSLLNGQPNQAGVS